GTAAAAAGCGGCACTTTTTGCCGCGCACGAAATTAGCGCCGGGCCAAAAAGTTTTTACGGCGTGTCGAGATTCTGCTGACCAATCGgcggttttattatttcttcacTGGTGACGCCGGCCGGCTTTTGCAATAAATCATGTGTGCAATATCCGAGTGGATCCCGTTCGATTTTCCCTGCGTTGCGTGGCCAGTTGTAAAAACGTCGAGGATTACGCGGTTGCACGTGAAAAGTAAAGAGCTCTAAATccagtgaaaaattcaaagggaGGATTTGGGCCTGAAAAATGGCTCAATTCCATTACTCTTTCGCAGCAGCGTAATTAAGCCGTCGCGTTCGAAATCACCGTCACCCCATTTCCCCTGGAAAGCGACCGTTCAACGTGTGGGACGAAGCGTCGGTCTAGCTCAccgtttggaaatttaaaaccatctcTCTCGCACTGCCGTCCGCAAAAATCACGCCTGATTGCGATCTGCTCCGATCCGTAGTAAATCCACAGAGATTGCTGCAGGGACGAAAGAATACTTGCCAACAGTTAAGGTTGccaactgaaaatttcacaaaagggTATATacatttatgaaataaaataaaaaagtgcaacGTCAacgaaaacattttattaatattattaatcattttgtgaaatttattatccACGTGtaacgttaaaaaataaattttgtgttacttgttattttttacgattAGTGAGATATAGTAAGGTAATACATAaatatgtgaaatattttaataggtTTGAAATTAAGGCAAACATATAACAGAGCCTGTCAGGTTCTTTCAAGTAGTTACGcatgttaattattaatatcgaTCGCCTGAGGGCTACCCAGATGCCAGGGTTCGAGTTCTGACCTATTTTGATGGTCATATTTCAGACCAATCACGTTTCTCCGGCGAAATTGACTGATCGTGCATCCTGGTTATTTTGACACCTCTATATCACCCTAAcaactaaaagaaaaaatattgaaaaattgcagaaaccAAATCTATCGAACGTCTTCGTAAACACCAACTGGAATATttctttttggttttttcctGTTTGTAAGCTACAAAAATGATGGAATGTTTTgctacaataatattttttgctgtttgatTGATGCatggaaaaagaaatttgcgGAATAGGAGAAGGTACTAAAAATAGAGTACGCTCAGCCTCATTGAGTAGTTTGAGTGTTACAAttgtgacaatttttttctattacaGCAATTTGCTGTAGAATAATGACATGGAAAGTGGCTTTCTGATCTGAATATCACCTTTTCTGCATGATTGGGCGGATCCGAATCGatcgttttgcaattttcgccTCTCAGGAAGGTGTACTTATGCACCGaatgaaaatagcttcacGAGTCAAGCGAAGAATTTAAAGCTtcacatttcctttttttcctccCGGCgcggcattttattttttaccacttTGGTGCGAACAGCATTTTCCAATATCGGACCACGTTTTCGCGGCGTGCAATATCGCCACTTTTTGCGTTTTGACTCTGCTGGCAACCCCTGTGGCGATTATACGCGTGCCGGCGAATGAGGGTGTGAGTGCGAGTGAACCTGTGCGACTGGCTGGCGTGTTTGATACCGCactcgagcgagcgagcgagctgctGCGAGATAGCAccgcttttaattaactttggcACCGGCAAAAAAGCAGGTCCACCCGCGCACAATAATATCGCGGGTAGACGGCCGCTGAGTGCCAACCGTGATATGACTTTGACGAGGGTGCGACTCTCGCCGAATAAACATAGCACACACGATTTGCCGCTCCCAGAAATTTGGACAGCAGTATGCACTCGTGCCGGACTATAAGCACCCATTTACCAATTTTCACGGCCAACTGAATGCAAAACACAAACGTCAGATTCCTCGCCTAATCCCTAATTTCAGCAAGGGATGTGGAAACGGGTGTATTTTTCTTCTGGAAAAAGGATTATGCGCTACATCCATCTCAGAGTGAAATGTTTACACTGGTTAATTCACGCGTGATCTTGAAGGGAATAACAACGGCAACTGGTATGTACTGtataaatttaagcaatgGTTTTGGTACAAATTTCTAAGAGTAAGAAGAAAACACTTGGGATTCAAcgtttagtttatttttgcaaatttatggaATTAGTGTAGTATCCAATGagttgggaaatattttattcaacgcAGTTTGCGAGTTCTGAGGCTCCAAAGGTTAAAAATCATTAGGGGATTTAACTTAGAAAATGCTTCAGAATCAAACTGTGCAgccagttttcattcaatcatggtaaaattttataggCACTCAACCCTAACAGGTgcgtcattttttaaattgccgaCATAAGAGTCCTTAGATTTTAGACTTTCGCCGGAAACTTGCTATAATGgctcaagatttattttcctttcacattttaatttaggtcAACAAACCCCTAAATGTTAAGTAACCCCTGCGACGCAAGATTGGATGATTCCTTCACAAAACCCGTAAACACTCATTAACTACCGTTTCATTTTGCTTATCAACTAGTGTGAAGTTTGCTCAGGACGAGACACACAGAGCAAACAAGCAGAAATAAGCTGCAGATGAGAGGAGACAAATAAGGTGCAGGTAGCAAGATCTCTGGTTTAGTTTGTTTGCTCAGCAGGCCaagtaatgaaaaaaaaatacgagatCAAAATTAAGCACCCTAAAATTGATCAGGGAAAAGTaaaacactatttttatttcagaaaatataattaaatttattgcggtTCTATGTTCTATTCATCCAAAATGGTAACATCAGACATGCAATGAAAAACCGTTGACATGCTGAATTCTTTGGATTTGTTGCGATTTTTGCTGAGAGAAAATACACTCTATTTGTACAGGCACATTTGCTCTATTGCAAGGCACTCAATTTGTTCTTCCTTACAAGAAAACAGTCTTTAAATTAGCAGATCGATCGTAGTTGAGGATTACATGGAAGAATGTGTAGCTTTGGTGTTGTTTTCTCACTCTTTGAAACCAATTTGGTACTGTattcatcattaaaaatatctattctggattattttattctgaagctgattgtgagagatgCAAATTCATGTTCATCAAAGACGGCGCTGATGTAAACTTGATGGAGAACATTCCCGTGTTGCAgcaatattacattttacgGTACTCACAAAGAAATATTCTGGTTGGCTCATTAAGGATCCGATATTGGACGCGTTTCAACGTgcgtcaaataaaaataatgataatgtCGGCGTCTGCAATGCACAAAGAGGGTAATAAAGTCCGTTGCGAGTTCACCGAGGCAGCAGCAATATGCATTTGCTCGCTCTCCTCGGGCGAAACACGAGcacaaagagaaaatatttttatttattctggaaTTTCATATGCAGCGCATGAAATATTGAGCGGcggaatggaaaaataatgttcGTCGCAGAGCCGGACGTCGtgaatgcaaacaaaataagAGACAGATGGATAGATTAAGTCTCTCGCTGCTGTTGTCCTGCGTGCGTGCAGgcctttctttcttcctttccTTCTCTTTCATTCGCATGTCGATCGGGAAAAGGCACATAAATCAGCCGGCCCTTTGCACGTCCAGCCGACCCataaaaaaagcagcaaagccGACGAGCGGAACATCAGAATGCGAACAAAGACGAAGACTTTGTTCCGCTTTAAAGGCCGATGCGACCGAGGAAAGAAAACTTTTTACTTAGTTTACCGCTCAAAATAGGAGCTGCAAGTATCTTTATTGGTAACTGAAACTGATTCATttcaaaatggttaaaattttgtcctggAAATATGGGGGCTGCTTGACTTTTAAGGACTTTGTGCTCCCATATATTTCTAGAATTAATCagattaaatataattgtgGGATGAGGAATGCAAGAGTAATAAGCAGCACTTAAACCTCATCAGGAATGTTTGTCGCGGAGGAACATTTGACATTCAGgctagaaaaatgcaaatgcaagTAGCAGTGAAAATATCTCCTCTAAAGCAAACTATTAATTCATCTATTTggtatataattaaatttttctgtcagTCTTtgatagtaaatttaaattaattaattttgtaaactaTTTAATTGATCAAGTAGAATAATGAGtactatttcaaaatattggtgtGTGGGAATTACGAACCAGATTTTTCTCAGCTTTAGAGGAGACTCAAGCTGCTCAGTTTGCTATGAGGATCAGCGAGTGGAGCAGTCCTTTGCCGCTGTCGCAGCTGGTGAATTGTACGTTGAGATTGTGGGGGGCGTAGACGGTGCAGTTCCTGCAGTGGCTGACGTATTTGCCAGCGCTCCTGAGTCTCACCTGCATTAGGTAGTGCTTGTTTGCATGCAAAATGCAGGGGGTCTTTAGCTTGATCTCGAGCGGCGCTGGCCCGAACTCGACCGTCTCGTAAAGATAGCCTGACATAAGGTACTTCTTGGACTCGCCCGTTTTGATGGTCACCGAGATGTTCTCCTTGTAGCTGGTGATGTTGGCGTGCTGGCGGTTAATCTGGCTCATCAGCTTGACGCTTATCAGCCGCGCGGGCTGGTTCACGCAGAACTCGATGTTGATGTCCATGGGTGCCTCCACCTCGGAAGTGAAGTTGTTGGTCATCGGAATGATGTTGCGGACTACGTTCACTGGATTGTTCGGCTCGTCGCTCTCCTTGGCTCTTGCTGCGCTGTTATCCCCGCTTTCCTGATGAGGGCTTCTTCTTCCTCCCAAAGGGTTCACTTCTTTTGAGGGATCAGGCTTGAAAGGTGGTTCCAGAAAGCAACTGCAAACAAACGTAAAACGGTACTGAAAAATAGTCTtgcagtttcaaaaatttcagaaaataatactaggataatttttcattggtgTCAAAAGGTGAAGCTAGTTTCTAGTTTACCTGATAGTCGGCTTAGAAATTTTGGCATCACAATTTGGACCAATTTTTGAGCGATTCGCAATATTCCTGGTCGCAAACAGAAAGCTAGGGATATTTCTGGAATGTAAAGAAATGATACATCAAGTTTTTCGTCAAGCTACATCAAATTATAACATGACTGAAAACTAGCTTCAAATCTCATTAAACATATCAAAGTTAGTATTTCGCACTCTTGGCTAACATGGCATGGTTCGAATTTTTCACAGTGCAATTTATTAATACGAATTCAATGTTGGTCCAAACATTTTCCTGGTAAATATAAGACAACAAAATTAGAAGCAAAAATAAGATATAGACCTTGTTTACTAACATTAGCATTGCGGTTACGAAACAGcagatataaataatttaacaaaaagatTGAACAACACAATACGAAAAATAAGCCACTCTCAAGGCTGGCATGCCAGTTTTCAGTTTCCTTTATGTTCTTCACAATACTTTTtagctattttaatattagttttttttattaagaagaGACATTAAGTGAAacaaattaagataaaatctACATCAATTTATTCACTATTAGATTGTTTGtaggaaattggaaaataaaaagtaaccATTTTTCACGTGTTTAGGTTGTCCATGTAAATAGTAAAACGGGGCTGAAATTTCTTTAGTACTAAAAGTTTcgtcattttcaaaattgccataaataatttatgttatcGGTCtaacaacaacaaacaacaTGGCATCATAATTATGATAACCAatgatttaacttttttagggtaatcaaaataataatattacagaaaatttggaccctttgttattttttgtctacTAGTagccagaaaaaatatttctaggcCGTGAATTTTATAGTAACAACCgcaatatattatttagttGCAAtacattttgagaaaaatcccTGAGAGATTGCCAGTTTTTAGCCCTGGATAATCAATAGtgcgcaaaaaaataaattcaaagacGTTAACTGGTAGTGGCTCTATCAAtgtgagaaaaatatcaatctaAACTATGTTTCCTGTCAAACAGTTGAAGGGAGGAAAGATCAGTTTTATCCATGACAGGCAGATTAGttgcaaacaaaaaggaaatgtAATCTAGAACGGAATCTACCCACCTTTGATCAacattttcctgtttttcttGCTTCTCTTCCTCAATTTCCTCCGCGGCTGGCACAATTTCTTCAATATTACTAGCAGAAATCTCGTTGCTGTCATTCTCCGCGTTCTCGCACTGCTCATCTAAGAGCGGCTTCTTCCTCTGCTCTGTGTTTGCGCATAGGCCGCTTGGCACGGCCATCTGGCCTGGGCAGGTCAAGTTGACCAGGAGGGCGAGGCTGTCGTCGCTGCTGAGCAAACCGCTTTTGGCAACGTGACTCGAGAATTCAGTGGCCGTGAGCGCAAGGAAGCGCACGTGCTGCAGTGCCTGACCCAGCAGGGACTTGGACACGGTCGGGTCTAGAGCGCGTCCTTCATTTTGATGCTTGGTCCACTTGATCACCGCCTTCACCAGCTCCAGCTCGCCATCAATGCTCAGTGTTGGCATCGCGGTCAGGGTCAACAGGCTGGACTGGTTGCAAGAAAGGAAATGCTTCGACTGCAGGCATGCTGAGGTATTTTTGCCGAGGAACTAAAGACAcacaagatttttaaattaacattaataaaatatcagttttCAAGACATTTATTTGTGCAATTcttcttcaattattaattaatatgaaaaaccCATTGGCAAGTTAAATCattcaattaatcaattatttaaactgtTCTAAAAATCATTAGGCTATTTGATTTAGTTTAAGATAAAAACGATTTTCCCAAAACTTTCTTCAAATTTCAgacataattataaattccgaCTTATctgtttttgctttcaaaatttatttctcccaTAGTGACCGAAAAAAGTTAAAGAGGCCAGAAAAAATCTTTCTGTTAAATGGCTGAAAAAGCGCCAATAACTGATAACTCTCCGTTATTGCCTGGACTTCAATAGCTAAATATATAAAtctatttcattaaaagaagaaaatttgcttactttttaatgtcaaaaatgtACTAGTCCATGAATGcaatgaaatgcaaaactgGTTAAAATCACCAAATTTACTGAAACTAAGCAAAAACTAagctaaaaattccaaaaaataagaaataacaCGTAAATTGaggaattttaatgtttttgatCAGGAATAGTgggggaaattatttttccttggtttagaatttaaattaagccgGAACCtcataattttataaacaaaaatttctcaccCATCTAAGTTGAGATGTGAGAGTTGGTCCAATGTTTGGGCAGCCGAAAACTTGCCAAATGTTGTCCGCTTCCAAGTCAGAGTTGATGTACTTCTCGCAGGCAAGAGCCAGATGCTCAATATCGTAGGATTTGCACAGTTTGTAAATGGAAAGTGCCTCCTTGCCAGACTGCAGAAGTACTTCGTCTGTGTAGGCGAATCTGCAGATGCATTTATAAGCGCTTGTGgacaagaatttaattaagggaCATACTTGAGAACGATTAGAAAGAGCTGTGGATCAAACCGGAGGTTGATAGACGGGCGAACTGTTGGGACCGAGCATGCGTGTTGGATGAGTTTGTCAAAGGCAGCACTCAAACGAGATATCACCATCTGGTGGCATTTGAATGTCTGtaatcaaaaggaaaaaaattaaatcaaggagccattgcattttaatacaaaaaaaaaaagaaaaatgatctTAAATGAAAACTCtggaatttgtttgtttattcattttgtatcaatggtaaaatttttaattttgtcagtgAACATTCACTTATTGCAATGAcgcaaagaaaacattttcctcaTCTCCTATTCAGTTCTTCCTTGTgtgtaatttacaatttctcTCAGTTGATGTAGCCTTACAATAAATTGGCCAACTTGCAGCgcgtattattttaataattatgcagGTTTCAGGGAACAACGtggaaaagtttaatttttgttgaagcTCACGCTTATTTGAAATACATACATCTGATTTTGACTCGTCCTTGACAAAGATGGTCAAATCGGTTCGCAAATCGTGCTGATACATGTACCAAAGCTGGTCCGCCAAAGTCGAGTGCTCCTTGCGCCATTTTTCCGAATCAGTAGTACTCATATTCtggaaaaacacacacaaaatattCGTGAATATTACATTGTGTCTAAAGTTAAAGTGAAAACTCTGAAATGGAACAAATTATTGTAGCTGAAAAAACACAGTGAATGTCAATATTTCTCAATTAGATCATTCCAttctatgaattttatttaacaggtAAAGTACTGCCGGCCCAAAGCTTGCAGTCCAAAACAGCCACgagacaaattttctttataataTCTCGCTTTCCCGTGGTaatttcttattgttagcatAAATCGATTGATTCCCTCTTGCAATGTGTCGCAATTGTGTTCAAGATCTTTTACAAgtaacttatttaaaataaaaatcgtgatAAACCTTTAAGCTGCTTACAGTCAATCGctaactaattgtaagtgtcTTTAATCTACAGTCCTATTTCATCTCTTGCATAAGCTTTAGTCATAAAATCAGAGCAGGGTGCGGaaagatgaaaaaagtttgagattttaataaaagcgtCGGTTGAGAGCGCAAAAACTTTAGTCTTTCTTGTCAGCGGCGAGGCAATTAAGCACTGTGCAAGCAGCAGTCCACACTTTGCTAATTGCACTGGCAGTTTGATAAAGAGCAGAAAAGGGGCTGTGTGACCGCAGCCaatttgaagctaaaaatCTGCCGTGTCGCGCCAGATGAAATTATCCAACGCCAATTGTGCACTTTGTGGAAGTATTCTGCGTAAAGAACAAAGACAGGACATTCCCTTTGATGTCCTCCTTTTACTCATCCAGCACGAGCTGCTGCCTTCTGCCCAAAAACTAAACTGAGAGCAACATTTTTCCACTACAGTTGCgcgtgttttaaattttcaggtagCAAAGCGGgaataatgataaattaaaacatggtTGAGGCTCATAATTTAGAATTCAATGATGACGTGGAAGAAAAAGAACCCGGGTGTTTGATTAGATAGCGCatggaaaatgtaaaaatgagcACCAGAAactcgaaataataaaaggcaATTTCATATTAACAAAAAGGAAGGTGctttgtgtttttcaaatgcaTTCCTTAGGAAATATGATTATGTCTGTGCAAAGGGTCGGAAGAGGGCTGCCTGCGTCTGCACAACATGTGACTTGTCTCGCACAAATATTACACTGCTGGTCCATGTGATTAACCGTTTAAAGGAGACACTTCTTAATAAGACTTGGATTCCAGATTGTTGCAgatggcttcacgggacattATTGTCTCGTTTAAAGTGAGGACTTTCCCAGAGAAACAGGATagcaaaaaatacgaaaaaggGCCAAAGTTCAGgtggcaaaaatttgaaaatttcaagctaagcatttttataataaaaattaaaatgttttaaattatattttaaggaaatCTTTTATAGGAAATTcattcctaaaattaaaacatttttgtttcgggggaaaaaacaatcaaatcaaaaacTCACGGGAAATTTCAGAGCCCATACATTATAAATGGAAAACTCGCCTGCAACGCGTTCCACCCCGACATGCATTACCCCAGACCAGGGAAAGGCGCAGTTTCCACCACCGCTGATGAAGCCAGCAGA
The nucleotide sequence above comes from Cloeon dipterum chromosome X, ieCloDipt1.1, whole genome shotgun sequence. Encoded proteins:
- the LOC135946440 gene encoding BTB/POZ domain-containing protein 6-B-like isoform X1; protein product: MSTTDSEKWRKEHSTLADQLWYMYQHDLRTDLTIFVKDESKSDTFKCHQMVISRLSAAFDKLIQHACSVPTVRPSINLRFDPQLFLIVLKFAYTDEVLLQSGKEALSIYKLCKSYDIEHLALACEKYINSDLEADNIWQVFGCPNIGPTLTSQLRWFLGKNTSACLQSKHFLSCNQSSLLTLTAMPTLSIDGELELVKAVIKWTKHQNEGRALDPTVSKSLLGQALQHVRFLALTATEFSSHVAKSGLLSSDDSLALLVNLTCPGQMAVPSGLCANTEQRKKPLLDEQCENAENDSNEISASNIEEIVPAAEEIEEEKQEKQENVDQRNIPSFLFATRNIANRSKIGPNCDAKISKPTISCFLEPPFKPDPSKEVNPLGGRRSPHQESGDNSAARAKESDEPNNPVNVVRNIIPMTNNFTSEVEAPMDINIEFCVNQPARLISVKLMSQINRQHANITSYKENISVTIKTGESKKYLMSGYLYETVEFGPAPLEIKLKTPCILHANKHYLMQVRLRSAGKYVSHCRNCTVYAPHNLNVQFTSCDSGKGLLHSLILIAN
- the LOC135946440 gene encoding BTB/POZ domain-containing protein 6-B-like isoform X2, with the translated sequence MSTTDSEKWRKEHSTLADQLWYMYQHDLRTDLTIFVKDESKSDTFKCHQMVISRLSAAFDKLIQHACSVPTVRPSINLRFDPQLFLIVLKFAYTDEVLLQSGKEALSIYKLCKSYDIEHLALACEKYINSDLEADNIWQVFGCPNIGPTLTSQLRWFLGKNTSACLQSKHFLSCNQSSLLTLTAMPTLSIDGELELVKAVIKWTKHQNEGRALDPTVSKSLLGQALQHVRFLALTATEFSSHVAKSGLLSSDDSLALLVNLTCPGQMAVPSGLCANTEQRKKPLLDEQCENAENDSNEISASNIEEIVPAAEEIEEEKQEKQENVDQSCFLEPPFKPDPSKEVNPLGGRRSPHQESGDNSAARAKESDEPNNPVNVVRNIIPMTNNFTSEVEAPMDINIEFCVNQPARLISVKLMSQINRQHANITSYKENISVTIKTGESKKYLMSGYLYETVEFGPAPLEIKLKTPCILHANKHYLMQVRLRSAGKYVSHCRNCTVYAPHNLNVQFTSCDSGKGLLHSLILIAN